From a region of the Alnus glutinosa chromosome 1, dhAlnGlut1.1, whole genome shotgun sequence genome:
- the LOC133869677 gene encoding uncharacterized protein LOC133869677 isoform X1, whose amino-acid sequence MKGSRRTIQAILSSTGRSFSYSIPRVYSPSLSYVKKRLSFLASFPTQRLPLQSPFLSRLLDFPRKPNSSVVSSSVTLRLVSTSSSSSSSSEEQQDIDVDPNEHEDPFQCETIGEGESTDGWEEEDEAEPEIGDGGDGGGVVFQGVPWGESTLSIACDVLLQFGNDMKLYAFKTTPRGYVYVRLDKLTNEYGCPSMEELESYSQEFKKRLDEVGELGKIPNNLALEVSSPGAERMVKVPDDLDRFKDKPMRVCYVDVESKCQEKDGVFMLDSMETESESCVWKLANVKENRDPESKGRPLSRKQKDWRLKVPFGMHKRVFLYLEY is encoded by the exons ATGAAAGGCAGCCGCAGGACCATTCAGGCTATACTAAGCAGTACTGGCAGGTCGTTTTCCTATTCCATTCCAAGGGTCTACTCCCCATCTCTGTCGTATGTGAAGAAAAGGCTTTCTTTCTTAGCATCCTTCCCTACCCAGAGACTGCCCCTCCAAAGCCCTTTTCTTTCTCGTTTGCTTGACTTCCCTCGTAAACCCAACTCCTCCGTAGTTTCTTCTTCTGTTACTCTTCGGCTTGTGAGTACCAGcagctcctcctcctcctcctccgaagAACAGCAAGATATTGATGTCGACCCTAACGAACACGAAGACCCATTTCAAT GTGAAACAATTGGAGAAGGAGAATCCACAGATGGATGGGAAGAAGAGGATGAGGCCGAGCCTGAG ATTGGAGATGGAGGTGATGGTGGTGGAGTTGTTTTTCAAGGTGTCCCATGGGGTGAATCGACTCTCTCTATTGCCTGTGACGTCTTGTTGCAATTTGGCAATGACATGAAACTCTATGCTTTCAAGACGACTCCTCGTGGATATGTTTATGTGAGGCTGGATAAACTTACAAATGA ATATGGTTGTCCCAGCATGGAGGAGCTTGAGAGCTACAGTcaagaattcaagaaaagatTGGATGAAGTTGGAGAACTTGGAAAAATACCTAATAATTTGGCTCTTGAG GTATCATCTCCAGGGGCAGAGAGGATGGTAAAAGTACCGGATGATTTGGATCGGTTTAAAGACAAGCCTATGAGAGTGTGCTATGTAGATGTGGAGTCTAAATGTCAAGAAAAGGATggtgtctttatgctggattcCATGGAAACAGAATCGGAGAGTTGTGTGTGGAAGTTGGCAAATGTGAAGGAAAACAGGGACCCTGAAAGTAAAGGTAGACCTTTAAGCCGTAAACAGAAGGATTGGAGATTAAAAGTGCCATTTGGGATGCATAAAAGGGTGTTCCTGTACCTTGAATACTGA
- the LOC133869677 gene encoding uncharacterized protein LOC133869677 isoform X2 yields MGFTFGFSLFCCLLTGRDRDLNDLKEKMTSCETIGEGESTDGWEEEDEAEPEIGDGGDGGGVVFQGVPWGESTLSIACDVLLQFGNDMKLYAFKTTPRGYVYVRLDKLTNEYGCPSMEELESYSQEFKKRLDEVGELGKIPNNLALEVSSPGAERMVKVPDDLDRFKDKPMRVCYVDVESKCQEKDGVFMLDSMETESESCVWKLANVKENRDPESKGRPLSRKQKDWRLKVPFGMHKRVFLYLEY; encoded by the exons ATGGGTTTCACTTTTGGCTTCTCTTTGTTTTGCTGTCTCCTGACAGGGAGAGACAGAGATTTGAATGATCTGAAAGAGAAGATGACTTCAT GTGAAACAATTGGAGAAGGAGAATCCACAGATGGATGGGAAGAAGAGGATGAGGCCGAGCCTGAG ATTGGAGATGGAGGTGATGGTGGTGGAGTTGTTTTTCAAGGTGTCCCATGGGGTGAATCGACTCTCTCTATTGCCTGTGACGTCTTGTTGCAATTTGGCAATGACATGAAACTCTATGCTTTCAAGACGACTCCTCGTGGATATGTTTATGTGAGGCTGGATAAACTTACAAATGA ATATGGTTGTCCCAGCATGGAGGAGCTTGAGAGCTACAGTcaagaattcaagaaaagatTGGATGAAGTTGGAGAACTTGGAAAAATACCTAATAATTTGGCTCTTGAG GTATCATCTCCAGGGGCAGAGAGGATGGTAAAAGTACCGGATGATTTGGATCGGTTTAAAGACAAGCCTATGAGAGTGTGCTATGTAGATGTGGAGTCTAAATGTCAAGAAAAGGATggtgtctttatgctggattcCATGGAAACAGAATCGGAGAGTTGTGTGTGGAAGTTGGCAAATGTGAAGGAAAACAGGGACCCTGAAAGTAAAGGTAGACCTTTAAGCCGTAAACAGAAGGATTGGAGATTAAAAGTGCCATTTGGGATGCATAAAAGGGTGTTCCTGTACCTTGAATACTGA
- the LOC133869677 gene encoding uncharacterized protein LOC133869677 isoform X3, producing MCCILKCETIGEGESTDGWEEEDEAEPEIGDGGDGGGVVFQGVPWGESTLSIACDVLLQFGNDMKLYAFKTTPRGYVYVRLDKLTNEYGCPSMEELESYSQEFKKRLDEVGELGKIPNNLALEVSSPGAERMVKVPDDLDRFKDKPMRVCYVDVESKCQEKDGVFMLDSMETESESCVWKLANVKENRDPESKGRPLSRKQKDWRLKVPFGMHKRVFLYLEY from the exons ATGTGTTGTatattaaaat GTGAAACAATTGGAGAAGGAGAATCCACAGATGGATGGGAAGAAGAGGATGAGGCCGAGCCTGAG ATTGGAGATGGAGGTGATGGTGGTGGAGTTGTTTTTCAAGGTGTCCCATGGGGTGAATCGACTCTCTCTATTGCCTGTGACGTCTTGTTGCAATTTGGCAATGACATGAAACTCTATGCTTTCAAGACGACTCCTCGTGGATATGTTTATGTGAGGCTGGATAAACTTACAAATGA ATATGGTTGTCCCAGCATGGAGGAGCTTGAGAGCTACAGTcaagaattcaagaaaagatTGGATGAAGTTGGAGAACTTGGAAAAATACCTAATAATTTGGCTCTTGAG GTATCATCTCCAGGGGCAGAGAGGATGGTAAAAGTACCGGATGATTTGGATCGGTTTAAAGACAAGCCTATGAGAGTGTGCTATGTAGATGTGGAGTCTAAATGTCAAGAAAAGGATggtgtctttatgctggattcCATGGAAACAGAATCGGAGAGTTGTGTGTGGAAGTTGGCAAATGTGAAGGAAAACAGGGACCCTGAAAGTAAAGGTAGACCTTTAAGCCGTAAACAGAAGGATTGGAGATTAAAAGTGCCATTTGGGATGCATAAAAGGGTGTTCCTGTACCTTGAATACTGA